The Lepus europaeus isolate LE1 chromosome 21, mLepTim1.pri, whole genome shotgun sequence genome has a window encoding:
- the BFAR gene encoding bifunctional apoptosis regulator isoform X2, with the protein MEEPQKDDQVPVDLQKEDHLQSAGPQISVSEFSCHCCYDILVNPTTLNCGHSFCRHCLALWWVSSKKTECPECREKWEGFPKVNILLRDAIEKLFPDAIRMRLEDIQQNTDIVQSLAAFQKHGHDQLPLAASAGRGNQQRGGGFFSGVLTALTGVAVVLLVYHWSSRESEHDLLVHKAVAKWTAEEVVLWLEQLGPWASLYRDRFLSERVNGRLLLTLTEEEFARAPYAIENSSHRRAILLELERVKALGMKPPQNLWEYKAVNPGRSLFLLYALKSSPRLGLLYLYLFDYTDTFLPFIHTICPLHEDSAGEDVVSRFLDLREPTWKQWREFLVKYSFLPYQLIAEFAWDWLEVHYWTSRFLIVNAMLLSVLELFSFWRIWSRSELKTVPQRMWSHFWKVSTQGLFVAMFWPLIPQFVCNCLFYWALYFNPIINIDLVVKEVRRLDTQVL; encoded by the exons ATGGAGGAGCCTCAGAAAGACGATCAGGTCCCCGTGGACCTGCAGAAGGAAGACCATCTGcaaagcgccggcccccagatttCTGTTAGTGAATTTTCTTGCCACTGCTGTTATGACATCCTGGTTAACCCCACCACGCTGAACTGTGGGCACAGCTTTTGCCGCCACTGCCTTGCTTTGTGGTGGGTGTCTTCAAAGAAAACCGAGTGTCCGGAATGCAGAGAAAAGTGGGAAGGTTTCCCCAAAGTCAACATCCTGCTCAG AGATGCCATTGAGAAGTTATTCCCTGATGCCATTAGAATGAGACTGGAAGACATTCAGCAGAACACTGACATAGTCCAGAGTCTCGCAGCCTTTCAGAAACACGGCCATGACCAGCTTCCTTTAGCTGCCAGCGCAGGCCGAGGCAATCAGCAGAGAGGAGGGGGTTTCTTTTCCGGCGTGCTCACGGCTCTAACTGGTGTGGCG GTGGTCCTGCTTGTGTAtcactggagcagcagggaatccGAGCACGACCTCCTGGTCCACAAGGCTGTGGCCAAGTGGACAGCGGAAGAAGTTGTCCtctggctggagcagctgggcccctgggcctCTCTCTACAGAGACAggtttttatctgaaagagtaaaTGGAAG GCTGCTTTTAACATTGACAGAGGAGGAGTTTGCCCGGGCGCCGTACGCCATAGAAAACAGCAGCCACCGAAGAGCCATCCTCCTGGAGCTGGAGCGCGTCAAAGCCCTGGGCATGAAGCCGCCCCAGAACCTCTGGGAATACAAG GCCGTGAACCCGGGCAGGTCCCTGTTCCTGCTCTACGCCCTCAAGAGCTCCCCCAGACTCGGCCTGCTCTACCTGTACCTGTTTGACTACACGGACACTTTCCTGCCCTTCATCCACACCATCTGCCCACTGCACGAGGACAGCGCCGGGGAGGACGTGGTCTCCAGGTTTCTG GACCTTAGAGAGCCCACGTGGAAGCAGTGGAGAGAGTTCCTTGTCAAGTACTCCTTCCTTCCGTACCAGCTGATTGCTGAATTCGCCTGGGACTGGCTGGAGGTGCACTACTGGACGTCACGGTTCCTCATCGTCAACGCCATGTTACTCTCGGTTCtggaattattttccttttggagGATCTGGTCAAGAAGCGAGCTGAA GACAGTGCCTCAGAGGATGTGGAGCCATTTTTGGAAAGTGTCAACGCAGGGCCTTTTCGTGGCCATGTTCTGGCCCCTCATCCCGCAGTTTGTCTGCAACTGCTTATTCTACTGGGCGCTGTACTTCAACCCCATTATCAACATCGACCTCGTGGTGAAGGAGGTCCGCCGGCTGGACACCCAGGTGCTGTGA
- the BFAR gene encoding bifunctional apoptosis regulator isoform X3, which produces MEEPQKDDQVPVDLQKEDHLQSAGPQISVSEFSCHCCYDILVNPTTLNCGHSFCRHCLALWWVSSKKTECPECREKWEGFPKVNILLRLLLTLTEEEFARAPYAIENSSHRRAILLELERVKALGMKPPQNLWEYKAVNPGRSLFLLYALKSSPRLGLLYLYLFDYTDTFLPFIHTICPLHEDSAGEDVVSRFLDLREPTWKQWREFLVKYSFLPYQLIAEFAWDWLEVHYWTSRFLIVNAMLLSVLELFSFWRIWSRSELKTVPQRMWSHFWKVSTQGLFVAMFWPLIPQFVCNCLFYWALYFNPIINIDLVVKEVRRLDTQVL; this is translated from the exons ATGGAGGAGCCTCAGAAAGACGATCAGGTCCCCGTGGACCTGCAGAAGGAAGACCATCTGcaaagcgccggcccccagatttCTGTTAGTGAATTTTCTTGCCACTGCTGTTATGACATCCTGGTTAACCCCACCACGCTGAACTGTGGGCACAGCTTTTGCCGCCACTGCCTTGCTTTGTGGTGGGTGTCTTCAAAGAAAACCGAGTGTCCGGAATGCAGAGAAAAGTGGGAAGGTTTCCCCAAAGTCAACATCCTGCTCAG GCTGCTTTTAACATTGACAGAGGAGGAGTTTGCCCGGGCGCCGTACGCCATAGAAAACAGCAGCCACCGAAGAGCCATCCTCCTGGAGCTGGAGCGCGTCAAAGCCCTGGGCATGAAGCCGCCCCAGAACCTCTGGGAATACAAG GCCGTGAACCCGGGCAGGTCCCTGTTCCTGCTCTACGCCCTCAAGAGCTCCCCCAGACTCGGCCTGCTCTACCTGTACCTGTTTGACTACACGGACACTTTCCTGCCCTTCATCCACACCATCTGCCCACTGCACGAGGACAGCGCCGGGGAGGACGTGGTCTCCAGGTTTCTG GACCTTAGAGAGCCCACGTGGAAGCAGTGGAGAGAGTTCCTTGTCAAGTACTCCTTCCTTCCGTACCAGCTGATTGCTGAATTCGCCTGGGACTGGCTGGAGGTGCACTACTGGACGTCACGGTTCCTCATCGTCAACGCCATGTTACTCTCGGTTCtggaattattttccttttggagGATCTGGTCAAGAAGCGAGCTGAA GACAGTGCCTCAGAGGATGTGGAGCCATTTTTGGAAAGTGTCAACGCAGGGCCTTTTCGTGGCCATGTTCTGGCCCCTCATCCCGCAGTTTGTCTGCAACTGCTTATTCTACTGGGCGCTGTACTTCAACCCCATTATCAACATCGACCTCGTGGTGAAGGAGGTCCGCCGGCTGGACACCCAGGTGCTGTGA
- the BFAR gene encoding bifunctional apoptosis regulator isoform X1 — MEEPQKDDQVPVDLQKEDHLQSAGPQISVSEFSCHCCYDILVNPTTLNCGHSFCRHCLALWWVSSKKTECPECREKWEGFPKVNILLRDAIEKLFPDAIRMRLEDIQQNTDIVQSLAAFQKHGHDQLPLAASAGRGNQQRGGGFFSGVLTALTGVAVVLLVYHWSSRESEHDLLVHKAVAKWTAEEVVLWLEQLGPWASLYRDRFLSERVNGRLLLTLTEEEFARAPYAIENSSHRRAILLELERVKALGMKPPQNLWEYKAVNPGRSLFLLYALKSSPRLGLLYLYLFDYTDTFLPFIHTICPLHEDSAGEDVVSRFLDLREPTWKQWREFLVKYSFLPYQLIAEFAWDWLEVHYWTSRFLIVNAMLLSVLELFSFWRIWSRSELKTVPQRMWSHFWKVSTQGLFVAMFWPLIPQFVCNCLFYWALYFNPIINIDLVVKEVRRLDTQRENKCEM, encoded by the exons ATGGAGGAGCCTCAGAAAGACGATCAGGTCCCCGTGGACCTGCAGAAGGAAGACCATCTGcaaagcgccggcccccagatttCTGTTAGTGAATTTTCTTGCCACTGCTGTTATGACATCCTGGTTAACCCCACCACGCTGAACTGTGGGCACAGCTTTTGCCGCCACTGCCTTGCTTTGTGGTGGGTGTCTTCAAAGAAAACCGAGTGTCCGGAATGCAGAGAAAAGTGGGAAGGTTTCCCCAAAGTCAACATCCTGCTCAG AGATGCCATTGAGAAGTTATTCCCTGATGCCATTAGAATGAGACTGGAAGACATTCAGCAGAACACTGACATAGTCCAGAGTCTCGCAGCCTTTCAGAAACACGGCCATGACCAGCTTCCTTTAGCTGCCAGCGCAGGCCGAGGCAATCAGCAGAGAGGAGGGGGTTTCTTTTCCGGCGTGCTCACGGCTCTAACTGGTGTGGCG GTGGTCCTGCTTGTGTAtcactggagcagcagggaatccGAGCACGACCTCCTGGTCCACAAGGCTGTGGCCAAGTGGACAGCGGAAGAAGTTGTCCtctggctggagcagctgggcccctgggcctCTCTCTACAGAGACAggtttttatctgaaagagtaaaTGGAAG GCTGCTTTTAACATTGACAGAGGAGGAGTTTGCCCGGGCGCCGTACGCCATAGAAAACAGCAGCCACCGAAGAGCCATCCTCCTGGAGCTGGAGCGCGTCAAAGCCCTGGGCATGAAGCCGCCCCAGAACCTCTGGGAATACAAG GCCGTGAACCCGGGCAGGTCCCTGTTCCTGCTCTACGCCCTCAAGAGCTCCCCCAGACTCGGCCTGCTCTACCTGTACCTGTTTGACTACACGGACACTTTCCTGCCCTTCATCCACACCATCTGCCCACTGCACGAGGACAGCGCCGGGGAGGACGTGGTCTCCAGGTTTCTG GACCTTAGAGAGCCCACGTGGAAGCAGTGGAGAGAGTTCCTTGTCAAGTACTCCTTCCTTCCGTACCAGCTGATTGCTGAATTCGCCTGGGACTGGCTGGAGGTGCACTACTGGACGTCACGGTTCCTCATCGTCAACGCCATGTTACTCTCGGTTCtggaattattttccttttggagGATCTGGTCAAGAAGCGAGCTGAA GACAGTGCCTCAGAGGATGTGGAGCCATTTTTGGAAAGTGTCAACGCAGGGCCTTTTCGTGGCCATGTTCTGGCCCCTCATCCCGCAGTTTGTCTGCAACTGCTTATTCTACTGGGCGCTGTACTTCAACCCCATTATCAACATCGACCTCGTGGTGAAGGAGGTCCGCCGGCTGGACACCCAG CGTGAAAACAAGTGTGAAATGTGA